GGGTTTACCGTCCCCAACCCGGACAAAAGATCACCAGCCCGATTACGATTACCGGCAGCGCGAGGGTTTTCGAGGCGGCTGTGTCGGCGCGCCTTTTATCCGAAAGCGGTGACGTTATCTCCAGGGCCTACGGCATGGCGACCGCCGGCGCGCCCGAACGCGGGGAGTTCACCATCAAAATGGACTTTAGTGCGCCCCAAACCGACAAGGGTCGCCTTGAGGTCTTTTGGGCGAGCCCGAAAGACGGGAGCCCGCTGGACGTTGTCCGCATACCGGTCAGCTTCGGAAGTTAGATGCAGGATGTCGGAGGTCAGAATTCTTGTGGGAATTCGTTTAACTAATTACTACCATTTTCCGACTTCTGCCCTCTTGCGTCCGACCTCCGGAATGCTTGACACCTTACTGCATCTGCCATTAAAATGAATTCTGGCTTACCATTTTGGGGACAAAACGGCTTAATATGGTTTTGTGATGGAAAGCCGGGAAGAACCCCCAAGGGAAGGGAAACGCTCTTGTCTCAACCGACTTTTTATATCACCACCCCGATATATTACCCGAGCGATAATCTCCACATCGGGCACGCCTATACCACCGTAGCCGCGGATACTGTGGCCCGGTTCAAGCGGCTGACGGGTTACGACGTCTACTTCCTGACCGGCGCTGACGAACACGGACAGAAGATCGAGCGCTCCGCTCAGGCAAGCGGGACGAACCCCAAAGAATATGTGGACGAAATCGTGGCGGGTTTTAAGGATCTTTGGGCGCGGCTGATGGTGGATTACAGCGATTTCATCCGTACCACCGAAGAGCGTCACCATGCGGTTGTGCGAAAAATCTTCCGGCAGCTTTACGAGCAAGGGGATATATATAAGGCCCAGTACGAGGGCTGGTACTGCACTCCCTGCGAGACCTTCTGGACGCAGCGGCAGCTCGTCGAGGGGAACTGCCCGGATTGTGCGCGGGCGGTGGAGCTTCTGCAGGAGGAAAGCTACTTCTTCCGGCTTTCGAAGTACGCCCAACGGCTCCTCAAACACATCGAAGATCATCCGGATTTCATCCAACCCGTTTCCAGACGGAACGAAATGGTTAACTTTATTAAAAGCGGCCTGGAGGATCTATGTGTTTCACGGACCACCTTTTCCTGGGGCATCCCGGTTCCTTTCGACTCGCGCCACGTGGTTTACGTTTGGGTAGACGCCCTTACAAACTACATCTCGGCGCTCGGTTACGGGACGGGAAACGACAAGTTATTTAAGCGGTACTGGCCGGCGGATATTCATCTGGTGGGGAAGGACATCGTCCGTTTTCATGCCGTCATCTGGCCCATTCTTCTCATGGCCGTCGGTGTAGCGCTGCCGAAGAGGGTGGTGGGGCACGGCTGGCTTCTTCTCAACGGGGGGAAGATGTCTAAATCCAAGGGGAATGTGGTCAACCCCCACCAGCTTATCGACAAATACGGCATGGAAGCCGTCCGGTACTACCTGTTGCGCGAACTCTTATCCGGCGCAGACGGGAGCTATTCGGAGGACAGCTTGATCGTCCGTATAAACAGCGACTTGGCCAATGACCTGGGGAACCTCCTTCACCGTAGCCTCACAGTGTTGGAAAAGTTCGGGGGCGGGGTTCTGGGCGCTCCGGGAAGCCCCGAGGGCCCCGACAGTGAACTTATAGACTCGGCCCGGGAGTTGCCCGCAAAGGTGGCCGCGCTCGTGGACGTGTTTGAGCTTTCGGAGGCCCTTGCGGCCATATGGCAGCTTGTAGGCCGGGCGAACAAGTATATTGACGAGACAGCGCCGTGGAGCCTCGGCAAAGACCCGCAGAAGCGCGTCCGGTTTAACACCGTAATTTATAATGTCCTTGAGGTTTACCGGATTGTGACGGTGCTCCTGGGGCCCTATATGCCCGGGTTTCCCGGGCGGGTGTGGCCGCAGCTCGGCATAGCCGACAGACCGGAGCTTCACACCTTTACGTCGCTCGATTGGGGCGGCTTGACGCCGGGAGTTAAGGTGGAAAGAGGAGCGCCGCTTTTCCCGCGGATTGAGACGGAAAAGTAGACAGACCTTGAAAACAACAATATAGTTATTCTTGCCGACATCCCGGTACCGATAAGCATATCTGCTTTGCAGGCGCGTTGGCGCCTGTTGTTCTCTTGGCAGATATAAGAACCCGGAGCGTGTTATTAGAAGCAATAGCCTTAACATAAACGGAGCACGGGGAGAAGCAAACGGAGCACGGAAGATTGGTAAGGACGGGCCGGAGTGTATAGTATTAGCGGGTGGAGGTCAGAAGTTGGAAGTCGGAAAATTGAAGGAATTCGTGAGCGAATTCCTTCAAGAATTCTAACCTCTAACATCTTGCCTCTCACTTCCGAATTAGCTATACGCAGCTTATCACTGCGCCCTACGAAAGAAGTGCTATGGTGAAACTGATTGATACCCACTGCCACTTAAACGACCGTCTGTTTGACAAAGACCGGCTGGCGGTCCTGCAAAACGCGGGAGCGGCCGGGGTTGAAAAGATCATTAACGTCGGGTATGATATCGATTCTTCCGAGGAGGGGGCAGCCCTGGCGGATTCGTTCCTGGGCATCTATGCGGTGGTGGGGGTTCACCCTCACGATGCCGCAAACGTCCCGCAGGATTACCTTGAACGCTTAAAGCGGCTTGCCCGAAAGACAAAGGTCCTCGCAATCGGCGAAATCGGTCTCGATTTCTACCGTGACCTTTCCCCGCGGGTAATTCAGCAAAAGGTCTTTACCGAACAACTCGGATTGGCCTGCGAGGCGGGGCTGCCGGTGGTCATCCATTGCCGGGACGCCCTAACGGCCGTATACGATATTCTTTTCCGGGAAGCGATGAAACTGTCCGGGGTGATGCATTGCTTTTCGGGGAATTGGGAGGAAGCCGAGCGCTTTCTTGCGCTGGGTTTTTACATCTCCATCGCTGGGCCGGTAACATTCGCCAAGAACGGTAAACTGGCGGAGGTGGTCAGACGTGCGCCGCTTGAACGGCTGCTGCTGGAGACGGATGCGCCCTACTTGGCGCCGGCCCCCCACCGGGGCAAGCGGAACGAACCGGCTTACCTCGTTCATACCGCCCGCCGGACGGCCGAGATCCGCGGATTGAGCCTTGATGCGGTGGCCGCCGCCACGGCGGAAAACGCACGGCGACTTTTTGGACGGACCCTATGAAAATGCTTTATGACAAGTAAATTAGTGCCTGGCAGGAGGCAATAGATGATCCGCGGGTTGGTTCACCTATACACGGGAGACGGGAAAGGCAAAACCACCGCCGCCCTCGGGATGGCATTCAGGGCCTGGGGGCACGGGATGAGGGTTTTGATGATTCAGTTCCTCAAGAGCGGTCGGGTGCAGACCGGAGAGCGTCTGGCGGCGGGCCGTATCGGCGACGGGTTCTTGATCGAGACAATGGGCGAGGGATTTGTTTTTGAAGAGAGCGACACAAGCCGTCACCACGAGACTGCCCAGCAGGCTTACAGGGCGGCCCGGGAGGCGCTTATCGCGGCGAAATACGATATGGTCATACTCGACGAAGTAACCTGGGCAATTAAATGCGGGCTTGTTTCAGAGGAACAGATACTTACGCTGCTGGAATCCAGGCCGCCCGGGGTTCACCTGGTGCTTACGGGACGCGACGCTCCGCCGTCATTAATTGAAAGAGCGGACATCGTGACGGAGATGCGGGACATCAAGCACCATTACCGGGCAGGGGTGGAGGCCCAAAAGGGAATCGAGTATTAACAGCCCGATTGGCGGTTCCGGAACATTTTCTTAGGCCCAAGGATTAGGAAAGTGCTGCATCGTACTTCCCAATCGTCAGGCAGTTTTAACGGACTCGGAAGATAAAAAAGGTTCAAAATATGCTATAATACGCATGCGGGTGAACCGCTGCGAGTCTTTTCTATTCCGGAAGTCGTGGGAGTAAGCAAATCAGCTCTGCAGAACAAATCCTGCCAAAAGACGCAGGAAAAAACAGAAATACTGCGAAAAAACACCGAATTTAGCTGAAGGAATTTTGAACATGGCCGACGAATAGGATAATATGGTGGTGTTGAAATGGAATGGTATGTCGTACGAAAACGCAGTGATGATGCTCTTGCGCACCGTGTAGCACCGTCAAGGTCCCGCCTTGCGGTAACCCTGACGGTGTTGTTTGTCGTTCTTGCCTGTCTGGCGTTAGCGGGTTATGCGTGGGCCAAAAAGGGCGTAACCCTGAAGTGTGACGGCAGGACGATGCCGGTGACCACCTTCCAGTTTACGGTGGGCGGGCTCCTGCAGGCGGAACAAATCCGCCTGGGACCGAAGGATCTTGTGGTGCCGGGAACGGAAACCAGACTTCGGGACGGGATGGAAATAAAGGTGGTTCGGGCCGTTAAGGTGGAGGTGACGGCCGACGGTAAAACTCACACCTCGCTCACCCGGGCCCGTACTGTGGAGGAATTTCTGAAGGAGGAAAAAATAACCCTCGGTAAAGAAGATATTGTAACTCCTTCACTGGAAAGCCTGCTTTCAAAAGAAAACACGGTTAAGGTTGTCAGAGTGACCAAAAAAATAGAGGAAAAGCAGGTTAATATCCCCTACGCAACTGATCGTAAGCCGACCACGGCGCTTCCCAAGGGCCAGACAAAGGTTTCCACCGCCGGGAAAAACGGCACTCAAACGGAACGCTGGGAAATCACGTATCACGACGGGAAAGAAAAAGAAAGACGTCTTATGGAACGAAAGGTCGTTAAACAACCAGTCAACCGCGTCGTATTGGTAGGAATCACCCAAACCGTGTCCCGCGGCGGGGAGGATTTGCGTTACAGCCGGATGATTATAATGCGGGCAACCGCATACACATACACGGGACGGAACACCGCTTCCGGGATTGCCCCGCACTACGGCGTGGCGGCGGTCGACCCGGGAGTCATCAAATTCGGCACACGGCTGTACGTGGAAGGTTACGGATACGCGTTGGCCTGCGACCGGGGCAGCAGTATAAAGGGTGACCGGATCGACCTGTTCTATCCCTCACGGGGTGAGGCGATGGCCTGGGGGGTCAGGACCACCAGGGTTTACATATTAGAATAAAATAAACACAGCGATGTACAGGTACGTATGATCAGGGGGCGGGGCCCCCTTTTAATTTGGTCCTTCAAGGCGTCTTGGCGGTTATGCGGCGCCGCAGGCTTTACCCGCCTTTTGTCTGGTATAATAACACTAATGGATTTGCGGATAATCTAAATAATTAAGAGGATTTTGACATTGAGCACGATTTCCCCTAAAGCGGTGGTACGTGAACACTTGGCCAGGTTGGGCATTAAGCCCAAAAAGGGCCTGGGACAGAACTTTCTTGTTAATCCCGGTGTAACAAAAAAGGTTGTGGCAGCGGCGGAACTTACAGAGGCCGACACCGTGGTTGAGATCGGTCCGGGGCTGGGAACGCTTACCGAGGAGTTGGCAAAATCAGCGGGGAAAATCGTCGCGGTCGAAATCGACCGGAATCTAATCACCATACTAAAAAGAGCCTTCCGGGAATACCGGAGCGTTTGTTTTGTGGAAGGGGACGCACTGGAGGAGGACATCAACACGCTTGTGGCTGAGGCGGGAGGCGCCTTTCCCTACAAGGTTGTGGCAAACCTTCCCTATTACATAACGACGCCCCTTCTGCTTCGGTTTATCAGCGGGGGACTTAAGACAAGTCTGCTGGTTCTGATGGTGCAAAAAGAGGTCGCCCTTCGTCTTGTGGCGGGACCGGGCACCAAAGAGTACGGCTCAATTTCAGTTCTGGTGGGCTACAAGACACGGCCGGAATTGGTAGCCATGGTTTCGAGGGGGAGTTTCTTCCCGGCGCCCGAAGTCGATTCGGCCATAGTCAGATTGGAAGTACGTTCCCGTCCCCCGGTGGTTGTGCCCGACGAGGAACTTCTCTTTCGTGTTGTTCGAGGCGCCTTCGGACAGCGGCGCAAAACCCTGCTGAACGCCCTTGCCGGATCCGGTCTCGGGTTGAGCCGGGAGGCATTAAAGGCGCTACTTGTGCAGGCGGGGATTGATCCCGGCAGACGGGGGGAAACACTAAACTTGGAGGAATTCAGCGCCGTAGCCCGTTCCTTGTCGAGGGGTGAAGTGTAGGAAGGGCGTGTTTATGTTATAATTCCATAAAGAAGACAATTGGGAGGTGAGATGTGGGAAGTTGGAAGTGGGATTGTTTTAGAAGGAATTTAATTAAGCGAATTCCCATAATTTATCTCACCTTTAGCATCCCATCTCTCCGTCGGCAGCAATGTCTTGCTTGTTGTTGCGCCAAACAAAAGAAACTAATAATAGGAGAGTCGTCATGCGGGCCGAGGGTGATCCATCAAAAGAATGAAAACGGGAAGACCCGTAAGCTTGGAATTTAGAAGCAGTGTTGTAACATACACGGAACGCGTCGAGAAGTGATGCAGTGCAAGGAAGACCTCGGATCCGAACCGGAGCGTACTGGGTGCGTACGTGAGGATTCGGCTCCGCCGGGCTGACGCAGCAATGCGTTGCTTATCATCGCGCCCACCGAAGGAAGCACTATTTTCAGATAGGAGAATTTATGTATTTCGTCAGTCCCAGCAAGGGGCATATGAGTTTTGAAAATATGATGACCGACATCGTCGATTACATAAGGGATCTTCCCACATCGGCTTACAAGGTTATTATCGGTTCTGATTCCCAGGTCGTGCAGGGTGAGACGCACTTTATCACCGCCGTGATCGTCCACAGGCTGGGTAAAGGAGCGCGATACTTTTACCGCAAACGTTCCCACCGTAAGATAAAAAGCCTACGTCAAAAGATCTTTTTTGAGACATCCTTAAGCCTCGAGATCGGAAGCCTTGTTACAAAAGTGCTCCACGATGCCGGCCTTGACGAGTTAAAAATGGAGATTCACATCGACGTTGGTAATCACGGGGATACACGAGACCTGATCCGCGAGGTAGTCGGTATGGTGGTCGGGAGTGGTTTCAAAGCAAAGATAAAACCGGATGCCTACGGGGCGTCGAGTGTTGCTGATAAGCACACCAAATAAGTCGCGAGTCTGAAAGTCACGGGTCACGAGTCATATGAGTCCAAAAACTCACTTCCAACCTTCTCACATCTCAATCCTCCATTTCAAGGGTGGACGCTGTCCTCTGATAACCTTCCAACCTCTCAGTTTCCGCCTCCAAATTCGACTGGCTGACCTGCAAGGTTACTCGGGGATATTGAATGCTTCTCAAGGTAATCCGAAAGAATATCCCGCCGGCGAATGGAATCATAACCATCGTAATAAAACCTCCCGTCTTCACGCGTGCGAGGTTGATTGCGGCATATGGCAAGAGCTTCCAAATAGTCTCCGATTATCGTTGCGGCTATACGTGTGCTGTGAAGGGTTCCTCTGGGAGGCGAGCCGAGCTGGCGGTGGGGAACGGTCGCCGCTACGGTTATGTTCAACCCGGCGAGTGCGGCAAGGCACAAGGCCACCGGGGGTGTCGCCAGTTCGATCAAGGGAACGGTTTCAAGGAACCGCCTGGAGACGGCGTGCGGCCCGTGGGCTGGAGAAGACGACCCCAGTTGGGGCACGGAGAGGCAGTGGTTCAACTCCTGGCGGAGCCGCACCAGCCGTTTGCTTACAGGGGTATTCGGCGGGGGGGTTCCCGGGGGGTAGCAGTTGGTTAGTGACAAGTCCATTCCACCGGTCCTTACTCCGGCTATAAGTTTTTGTAGCGCCTTACCGGGTACCTGTGTCATAT
This Bacillota bacterium DNA region includes the following protein-coding sequences:
- a CDS encoding ribonuclease H-like YkuK family protein; the protein is MYFVSPSKGHMSFENMMTDIVDYIRDLPTSAYKVIIGSDSQVVQGETHFITAVIVHRLGKGARYFYRKRSHRKIKSLRQKIFFETSLSLEIGSLVTKVLHDAGLDELKMEIHIDVGNHGDTRDLIREVVGMVVGSGFKAKIKPDAYGASSVADKHTK
- the cobO gene encoding cob(I)yrinic acid a,c-diamide adenosyltransferase; this encodes MIRGLVHLYTGDGKGKTTAALGMAFRAWGHGMRVLMIQFLKSGRVQTGERLAAGRIGDGFLIETMGEGFVFEESDTSRHHETAQQAYRAAREALIAAKYDMVILDEVTWAIKCGLVSEEQILTLLESRPPGVHLVLTGRDAPPSLIERADIVTEMRDIKHHYRAGVEAQKGIEY
- a CDS encoding glycosyltransferase, with amino-acid sequence MLYAVIPAQNEAGRIGKVIAQLLKTFVDVVVPIVNGSTDGTLAEVSAFAQRRIKPLLFPEALGLDVPRAIGAAYALKEGAAVVLFIDGDMTQVPGKALQKLIAGVRTGGMDLSLTNCYPPGTPPPNTPVSKRLVRLRQELNHCLSVPQLGSSSPAHGPHAVSRRFLETVPLIELATPPVALCLAALAGLNITVAATVPHRQLGSPPRGTLHSTRIAATIIGDYLEALAICRNQPRTREDGRFYYDGYDSIRRRDILSDYLEKHSISPSNLAGQPVEFGGGN
- the rsmA gene encoding 16S rRNA (adenine(1518)-N(6)/adenine(1519)-N(6))-dimethyltransferase RsmA, whose protein sequence is MSTISPKAVVREHLARLGIKPKKGLGQNFLVNPGVTKKVVAAAELTEADTVVEIGPGLGTLTEELAKSAGKIVAVEIDRNLITILKRAFREYRSVCFVEGDALEEDINTLVAEAGGAFPYKVVANLPYYITTPLLLRFISGGLKTSLLVLMVQKEVALRLVAGPGTKEYGSISVLVGYKTRPELVAMVSRGSFFPAPEVDSAIVRLEVRSRPPVVVPDEELLFRVVRGAFGQRRKTLLNALAGSGLGLSREALKALLVQAGIDPGRRGETLNLEEFSAVARSLSRGEV
- a CDS encoding ubiquitin-like domain-containing protein, whose amino-acid sequence is MEWYVVRKRSDDALAHRVAPSRSRLAVTLTVLFVVLACLALAGYAWAKKGVTLKCDGRTMPVTTFQFTVGGLLQAEQIRLGPKDLVVPGTETRLRDGMEIKVVRAVKVEVTADGKTHTSLTRARTVEEFLKEEKITLGKEDIVTPSLESLLSKENTVKVVRVTKKIEEKQVNIPYATDRKPTTALPKGQTKVSTAGKNGTQTERWEITYHDGKEKERRLMERKVVKQPVNRVVLVGITQTVSRGGEDLRYSRMIIMRATAYTYTGRNTASGIAPHYGVAAVDPGVIKFGTRLYVEGYGYALACDRGSSIKGDRIDLFYPSRGEAMAWGVRTTRVYILE
- a CDS encoding TatD family hydrolase, with the translated sequence MVKLIDTHCHLNDRLFDKDRLAVLQNAGAAGVEKIINVGYDIDSSEEGAALADSFLGIYAVVGVHPHDAANVPQDYLERLKRLARKTKVLAIGEIGLDFYRDLSPRVIQQKVFTEQLGLACEAGLPVVIHCRDALTAVYDILFREAMKLSGVMHCFSGNWEEAERFLALGFYISIAGPVTFAKNGKLAEVVRRAPLERLLLETDAPYLAPAPHRGKRNEPAYLVHTARRTAEIRGLSLDAVAAATAENARRLFGRTL
- the metG gene encoding methionine--tRNA ligase, which produces MSQPTFYITTPIYYPSDNLHIGHAYTTVAADTVARFKRLTGYDVYFLTGADEHGQKIERSAQASGTNPKEYVDEIVAGFKDLWARLMVDYSDFIRTTEERHHAVVRKIFRQLYEQGDIYKAQYEGWYCTPCETFWTQRQLVEGNCPDCARAVELLQEESYFFRLSKYAQRLLKHIEDHPDFIQPVSRRNEMVNFIKSGLEDLCVSRTTFSWGIPVPFDSRHVVYVWVDALTNYISALGYGTGNDKLFKRYWPADIHLVGKDIVRFHAVIWPILLMAVGVALPKRVVGHGWLLLNGGKMSKSKGNVVNPHQLIDKYGMEAVRYYLLRELLSGADGSYSEDSLIVRINSDLANDLGNLLHRSLTVLEKFGGGVLGAPGSPEGPDSELIDSARELPAKVAALVDVFELSEALAAIWQLVGRANKYIDETAPWSLGKDPQKRVRFNTVIYNVLEVYRIVTVLLGPYMPGFPGRVWPQLGIADRPELHTFTSLDWGGLTPGVKVERGAPLFPRIETEK